A genomic stretch from Lathyrus oleraceus cultivar Zhongwan6 chromosome 2, CAAS_Psat_ZW6_1.0, whole genome shotgun sequence includes:
- the LOC127122586 gene encoding NAD(P)H-quinone oxidoreductase subunit K, chloroplastic-like has product MGDAWLQFQIRYYMFALVCVVFDVETVFLYPWAMSFDVLGVSIFLETIKQNIETFMNSIEFPLLDQKTKNSVISTTLNDFSNWLRLSSLWPLLYGTSCCFIEFASLIGSRFNFDRYGLVPRSSPRKAYLILTAGTVTMKTTPSLVRLYEQIPEPKYVIVMGACTITGGMFRRYVY; this is encoded by the exons ATGGGCGATGCTTGGTTACAATTTCAAATCCGTTATTATATGTTTGCTCTAGTTTGTGTTGTTTTTGATGTTGAAACAGTGTTTCTTTACCCATGGGCAATGAGTTTTGATGTATTGGGGGTATCCATATTTCTAGAA ACAATTAAACAAAACATTGAGACATTTATGAATTCCATTGAGTTTCCCCTACTTGATCAAAAAACCAAAAATTCAGTTATCTCTACTACATTAAATGATTTTTCAAATTGGTTAAGACTATCCAGTTTATGGCCACTTCTCTATGGTACTAGTTGTTGCTTCATTGAATTTGCTTCACTAATAGGATCGCGATTTAACTTCGATCGTTATGGACTGGTACCCCGCTCTAGTCCTAGGAAGGCATACCTCATTTTAACAGCGGGCACCGTAACTATGAAAACAACTCCTTCTTTAGTTCGATTATATGAGCAAATTCCCGAACCAAAATATGTTATTGTTATGGGAGCCTGTACAATTACAGGAGGTATGTTCAGGAGGTATGTTTACTAA